The Jaculus jaculus isolate mJacJac1 chromosome 1, mJacJac1.mat.Y.cur, whole genome shotgun sequence nucleotide sequence ATTATGTAGACTAGGTGAATTTCTGGGAGTGCTTGGGCAGGATTatgttgattaggttaattgaagtgggagtACCCACCTTCATTTTGGGTGGCACCCTTCCATGGGCCAAACTCCTGAGCTgcatgaaaaggagagagctggcgaGCAGCAGCATTCCTCACTGTGCtgcctcactgtggactgaatgtggccagctgcatcaagctcctgctgccttgtgccttctccaccatgatggactgtaacccgGGACTGTAAGATGAAGTAAACTCTTCCTACCTTAAGTTGCTATGGTTAGGTATTTTATCACACCAAAGAGAAAGTGAGTCATATAGGAGTAATTTATTCTGGACTATCTATTGTCCACCTTTGTACTTGACCTAACATCCTAGTGACTATTAGGTAAATCCTTTTGGAATGTATAAGTAGGCCCTTTAGCTTTTACCAACCCAAAAGctcagaatgtcatcagataacatctgaGGACTATAGCAGAGATTTCTCTGCTTTGCTGGAACATACCTGCCTGCTGTTGCCAccagtgtatttgaaaagtgtcaTGACTTATGACTTACTTGTTATGTTGCTATAAAAACTTCATAATGCTGTTACCACACTGAATCATGAATCTGTGTTGCTGGGCCATTGATACTCATATTTCGTTCTCGAATAAACTATCTTTTATACTATTTGAGTTAAGAACTGTGTTTTGTGTTAAAAAGTAcctgatgggctagagagatggcttagcaattaaggtgcttacctgtgaagcttaataacccaggctcaattcctcagtacccaagtattccagatgcataaggtggcacatatacctggaatttgtttgcagtggctggaggctcattctctctctctttttctctcaaaataagtaaataaataaataaaataattattttaaaaacatacctGAAAGTTGTTTGATAAAAGTTTATAATGCTAATAGAAAATACTTTCATTGAAATTCTAGCAGAAAATTTCCCAAGTTAGGGAGTTACTGATCCAGATACAGGAAGCacttagaataccaaacagataaGATTAGAAAGTAATTTCACTTTATCATATCATAATTAAGtttaaatatacagaaaaaatatactgaaagcagccCGAAAGAAAACCAAGTTCATATCAAAGCAGGTCTATCAGAATAataacagatttcttttttttttttttcgtttttccgaggtaaggtctcactctagcccaggctgacctggaattcactatggagtcttagggtggccttgaactcacggcgatcctcctacctctgcctcccgagtactgggattaaaggcgtgcgccaccacgcccggctataacaGATTTCTTAACAGAAACATTATAAGCCATGAGGACTTAGAGTGATGTATTTCAATGACTGAAAGGCAACTAGTGACCTATATTTTATCTCTAGCTAATCTGCCCATCAtaactgaaggagaaagagagacagactcaAGGAATTTATGACCAATACACTAGCTCTAAAGAATTCTCTGGATTGATGAGAAGGTCAACCCATGTTCATGAGGCCACAGGGAAGACagaatccatccatccatctgttttttttttttctaagaaactcacctcattGTAAAAGacagatattatcttagggtaacAATATGGAAAAACATTCTCAAAGAAAATGGAAGTAGGAAACAGGCAGGTTCTACTGTTCTAATATATGACAAAAGTCAACCCCAAACCAATCAGAAGATATAAAGGTCACTACATGCTGATTAAGGGGACTGTCTATCAAGAGGACATAATTCTAAACACCACATCAAATGCAATATATTTAATTGTATTAAAAATACTATTGTAGgcaaagccacagattaacccTAGCACAACGATAATGGGTACCTTCAATATTCCACTCTCATAAATTGACAGTTCAAATAAACAGGGAAACATTTAAATTAAATGATATTGTACACCaattggacttaacagatatccaTAAAACATGTCACCCCAGAACTAAAGaagacacatttttctcagcaagtCATAGAACTTTCTCTGAAATAGGTCACTtattaagaaacaaaataactCTTTTTGGGGTTAGGTTTTTCTTGTCTGCATTGGTATGTTTATTAAACATATAGACTAATGGTTCTGTGCTTCTGAGTCATTGTGTGTTCTGACTTCCATAAAACTCATCTTCACACATACACTCTGCACTGAAGTCAAATGTAGACAGAAGCGACTGCGGAGACAATACTGCTCCAGACACAATCCCCTTAAAGTCACACTGGCTGGAAATTGGAGTCAGACATTATTTACAGTTATATCAACACTCACAGAGGTCAAATATCACAGGAATAAGGGCACCCAACATCTTTTTGTACTTCCCAAATTACTTATATTTTAGCTATGAAGGCCAGTTACCACAGCCCTACTTGTTCTTGCAAGTAGAAGTTTTTGTCCATTCAAGCAGTTCTTAACACCTTTCTGGGCCAATTCATTAAGGATAGGGTAGAAACTGTAGCCACGTTCCTCATGTCACGTATTTTCATGCAACTGCCCATCTTCATATGCCGTCCAATTTCTTCAAGATAAATGGAGTGGCTTGCAGCAGGGCCACGTAGATGAGGAAGTTCCGTAGGGAGGAGAGCGCGTCCTCAGGCATCTTGCGTTTCATCTCCTCCGGGTCCAGCTTCGGAGTGAGCCCTTTGATCTGGTACATCGCGGCTCAGCCTCACCAGCTCACACCCAGATGTTCTGTTCCTCCGCAGCTATCGCCACTGGGgttaggtttttaaaaagtacttttattgataatttttatacatgtacaggATGCATTTTGATTATAACCTCTTCCCACTTTGTCCCTCCTTCTCTATCCATTTTCCGCTGAACCCCTTCCCTTTTCcgactagtccctcttctattttgatacactttccttcctccatcatcagTGATGTCAAGTTCATGGTTCAATTATTGTGCAGGTAATAACAGCTGATGTGAGATTATAAATGCAACAACCACCACATGTGCAGAAAgcagtattccaaagcactcctcatcctctggctcttacatactttctgccacTGTTCTTcagagccttggtggatgtgatAGTCATGTTTTATTTGGTACTGAGCacttaactgtcacttctcagcactcagCAAATCTTGAGTAGCAAGCAAcaataaatataggaaaactgaaattatttCTTGTATTTGTTCAAATGCAATTCAACTAGAAATCAATACAAAGAAAACCTACAGAACACCTAAAAGCTTATGG carries:
- the LOC123459395 gene encoding mitochondrial import receptor subunit TOM5 homolog, which codes for MYQIKGLTPKLDPEEMKRKMPEDALSSLRNFLIYVALLQATPFILKKLDGI